TGACTGTCATTTTGTATTTCCGGAATAACGCTCTAATTTACACACAAATAAAGTTCCTCAAAGAAAATCTCAAGTTTACCTGAAGAAAGCTGTGTTGGCAAGCTTAATTAATGACATTAAATAATTATAGAACAGAACAAAGAGGCTGTATATGAAAGACATACATATACAAGACGCCAATTTGGCGTTCACGTGGGATGCACTGATCAAAGCAAGCAACAGACAAACGGCTGTAGATAAAATTTtgtcacaaaattccttggaacagtaTACACGAATATGCAGACCTGAAACTTTCGaagctcactctcccctcacaatgtcgTTTGCACGCAAGTTTTTGATCCCATTTGGCAAAACAACATGATCAAATTTAGCAAAtgaactcagttgataaacccaccTAGTAAAAGAGCATAGCAGTCTATCAAGACGGGGCCGGGGGGTCTGAAAAACCAGACCGGGGGGGCATTAAGTAAAAATAATGCCAAGATAGGGGTTGCTCAAAATAAAAATACTCTTATTATATGGGGGCCCTATCTTTCATTTTATGTCATGAGCCTTTATAAAAACAATTCCACATGCATTGTAGAACAGGAAATGTACTTTCAATGCTCGTGTTCTTAGAAAATGTGAAGTTTATATAATATGTTACCAGATTTTTTAGTCCTTGGAAAAGAATTGATTTGTGTCATCAAATTTGTTCAATCCAGGTATCAATTACAAGGCCAAATTCAACTGAAAACATAATTTGAGGCAACATCTATGACTGTCCCAAACAGACCATTTGTACTTAGATACTGTCGAATAAGACAGTTGTAAGTTCATTTACCCTCAGGTGCAAAAGACCCAGACAATCTCCTGGGTTTTCCTGGCGAAACAATTTGCCCTGCAAAGTTCGCGCTAGCGTGCCTTCTTTGTCTTTGAAGTAAACAAATGTAGGGTTTCACAATCAACAGATACCAGTTGGGGCATACCAAATATGTCCGGAGGGAGGGCCCCTCCCAGGGAACGGAATATGAGACATGCTCTTTTTCTTCTGTTTCCACAAGCTGAAAGCTTcctctttttccattttttttatgcATTACAGTATGTAATGTACAGTCTTTACAAAGGCAGAGCTTCctccttagttattttaagaccctaagTGTTGGTACGACGATCTCCCGCACTAAGGACGGTCCGATGCTGTTGTCTCCCTTTCTATCGTACTAGAGCAGAGAAGTCTCCCTTGTGCTGTTATTACATGTAAGTTTTCATTATCAAAATAAACAACTTTTGccgttttcttcttcttttgtgtCATCTTCTGTTATTATGCCAAGCAAGCTCAGGTGGGTGGTCAggtttaaaaaaagaacaagagaatTTCCTGGGTATAAGTATTGTTTGTCTTGAAagtaaggtaaaaaaaaaagtattttttataaaatgctaaaaaaggggcttaaaactgatctaaaattaaaaaggtttcccaaattttcgaaccgtatctctggttcttcttcgcgggacaatgaatctaaaattcaaaaatcactGCTTCTTATTTTGACTCCCAAGAGATCTTAACAGCGGCACATATGCCCTTGGGAACTCCATTCTTTCATTCACAGAGTTCTTATCGATGTTTGAGTGTAAAGACTCCAGAAAAATTCTGCGCTTGTAATtagtttcattcctttcaaGTATGCTAAACGAcggttatttttcattatttatctgCGTTGATGTCGCTGTCGGAATGGACtttattcgtattctcggtattggactggaagtagcttgcaatggaggctaatacgggggaatatattaaaaagtatccGCATTTGTATAGGCTcgataggccttatcacggttttcgacgccatcttgacgggtaggcaaagcggtcagaaattacagtggttgtatgggaatccgatggcaaataacttcttccaaaattgaattttttacaatttctgaatcgcaacgttaaaatactatgtagaagattgtattcaccaagtttgaaggatgtagcttggctagaagacgctcagttaattttttgaattttccacacatttgtctgtaaatttggctgggtagacaaacgtctagacgcagttcgcgggaaaaaaattttaagaCTAATgtagggaaaattaaaaaaaatagcccagcgacttataggaaagctacatctttcaaacttggtgaatacaatcttctacctagtatttgaacgttttgattcacaaattgtgtaaaattcaattttggaagaagttatttgctatcggattctcatacaaacactgtaatttctgaccgctttgcctacccgtcaagatggcgtcgaaaaccgtgataaggtctattaccagccgctgtttcgggaataagccagcgctcactcccgaaatctcggctggacgcgtgaggtgagccattgttaatctccgccaatcagaaactcgcctgcacaaatccgtctggcataaattatatgttttggctgcgaaggtattctttgacccggtctgttcgaggtttacagtgatTTAAaataggaaacatccaagattgcgacaacgaaaagtgttcgagaagctggagaatgggaattgtgtcgttttctaccgcctgagttcgcaaacttcactgattttccagttggcgccaaggtcaaaatacggttttcaaatccattgctattacaattttctcctcatacttcgctaatgtaagagcaagtaaaattcctcaagatcaattgaaagtactgctgagtttattgctggcaaaacgaggagaccgatgaggtcgactgagagctaaagcagccgaagatttcgttccacaaactcaagctcgtatcatctggaaacttcgcacagacgttttaagcactGTTATgcaatttctgttttcttaaaatcagtgttttttgggatgtctaatgctattttcccgcaactattaacttcgcataaattatattttgaatttacgtcacacacagacacaatctatcgctcacgcgtccagccgtctcttctcggggaggatacccgaactcgagtgagcggcggaaatcgagcctacattTGTAGAGATTCGGCAAGCCGGTGTACATCCCCCTGATGTACACAGGATAAGATTCGACCGCATTAccttccattgcaagctagctaggtccagtccaatactgagaatatgaatatggtctataatagaccaatttcgatatattaaaattgtatgagtttattccccagagcgtCGAGAtttcgaaagtgggctattgtcTTCACACAGTCTTTAGCCCAGTTTACCTCTGTTTCACGGAAGTGTAGTTGAATAGTAAGATACGTTTGATTGGTTATTCATATACTTAATATATCTTAGCTTATTATTGGTCCCTAGTTTTTCGCCTATCCTGACGTCACGGCGAAGCGGGGTGGTACTCTTCTCCGTGAAGGGAAGGCAGGAGTTACCGAGAGCAGGAAATTTGGCCGATTTTTAATTGTAGGGACGTTATGGCTGACCTAGGTGAACAAGTAGCTCCAATAGAGGATGACGAACCAGAGGAAACACCGGGTTACAAGGCGCCGGCTAAGAAAACCCTCGATGAAATTCAAAATTTGGACGCGGACGACGAGTCCCTTGTGAGATACAAGCAAGCGCTACTCAGCGGTGCATCTCAAGCGGGCAAGAATTTTACAACTTACCGAAGAAACTAGATTTAACTGTACCGTCAAGAATCTATCTGTATTCTTATGTAACAATACATTTTTTCGTCCAGGTGGTGACGACGGAGGCCCAAATGTTGTGGTTGAGAAAATGTCCGTAGTCATCGAAGGTCGCCAAGACATTGATTTAGATCTCACAGGTTTGCATAAGCATTTTGCTCTCTTTACCATCATATCTCTGGCTTTTAgatattttttattctttgcatTTTGGTACTCTTAAATTGAAAGATTAATTAATCTACACCGTGCAAAATAACTCTTGTGCGATGAAAAAGTTGCAATGTGGTGATGCGTGACCGATCGAATTTTGTGAAAGTTTCGTACGCCGATGTTCAAATAGTTTTCCTTTCTTGTCTCCCCAGGTGATTTGTCCAAATTGAAGGGTCAGGTTATCACGATCAAGGAAGGAGTATcgtataaaattaaaataacatttaagGTAGGTTCCTTATTGTAAACCATGTGATAAGTTTCAGCCGATCGGGAGGGCAATATACCAAATTAACCGATTAAATGAAGCATTGAGTAGACTTGAGCTTCATTTGCCAAACTAGAGAACAAATTACAGTTGCATCAACTTATTACAATTCTACTTGTCAAAGctaattaagaaaatatttttttcatttctgattgAAACTTACAAAAGATAATTTCAGTTTTGAAGCAAAGCATTGTGGCCTTTCATTAGATAGGGATATTTCTCGTCACATCACTCATTGTCATCGATATGGCAACCAGAAGCTGATTGGCTgttggcaaatttcaatatcaaaagaaatgtgaggtcaatgtttgtaaacaagaaatatcgctataaggtcaaaaacaattttttcgtCAATTTCAATATAAACATGAAATTCTACCAAAACGATTTTATTATTGGTATTGAAAGGAGGATTACAATGGCTTAAtaagccattgactcctgggggttccccattgtaaaatcgtctggcgttagagagaGTAAATACGAAGTCTGGCTGGttaggtgtcaaagggttaaaactctgaaattctAAAATTCTAAGACAAAACCATATGAGACTATTAAAAGTTTTTCCTGACTGTCTTATCAAAAGATCTCTGCAGTTTTGCAGTTTAGTTGAAGGTCTTTCAGGGTGTCACTGCATTGGAAGGGGACTTTAGAATGTTTTATAAAATTGTGCACCTATTTCAAGATTTAAAAAGAGAGATGAATTCTAAGCCATGACATGACAATGGTGTATTGCTCTATTCTTTCTGTAGAGTTTCTCCTTGAGATTTCATGGGAACAGTTGACATTCAGATCCTATTCCACTAATTgttcaaaaaacaaaaggatTAACAGTCAATATTTTGGAAGTGTTGGACTCTGCCTTGTGTCAAAATAATGATCTCACATTTGTGCCCTTTGTGTCCCTTGGGGCACCTGTGATGTACTCTCCCTTATCACTTGGGACTCTTGACTAATTATACTTTGTGGgtttcaaataaaatttgaagttagTGACTGTTTTGAATAGAGTAGCCAACTGCTGTCATTTTCAAAAggaattttaatcttaggtttgaaagaatctgtttTTAGTTGCTTCAACTTAGGGAAAATTGTAGCCAACTTCCCATTGAAGTAGCAGATTCTTTTGCGTCAACTGTCTGTACTTAATTGATAGTCCTGATACTTGGTTAGTCTTGAAATCCTCTTAAATGTGAATGAATGCGTCTTGTAGGTAAAGCGGGAAATTGTGGCTGGATTGAAGTATCATCAAGTTATTTTGAGGAAAGGAATAAGAGgtgacaataaaattattaatttaataatttggTAGAGTTAAGTGTTTTTTCAGCCTTGTTTAGTTTGGTTTAGCATGGTTGTTGTGATTTTGCGATGTAGTTGATTGTGGGTGTAACGTGGAATGAGTGAAATAAATTAAGGAAAATACTTTTTTGCTAGTTAGCATCCGATTTGTAACAAGTTCCTGCATGATCCTATATCTGTTTGCTGCACTTAAGATTCAGCAGtgactgaacaaaaaaaaaacaagaattacAGCGAGTGTGTTGCACATCAGCCCTTTGTCCACGGTGTGGTCATCCTAGTTTCCATTAAATGTATTTTATTCAAGTATTCTGATTATTTTAAGCCAAATTCAGAAGCAGCATAATataaaatgcaaatttctgaTGAAGTGGTTGCTGTGTCTATGGTTGTCTTTGAGGAGAGAGTTCTGAACAATCAGGAATATTCTTGGGTTTAATAGTATTTTGTACCTTGTTTTGTCATTACTCTTTGGGGCTAATAATCATTGGTCAAATATTATGGCATTTGAGAGTAATGGATGGGTGATAGGTGAGCTCAAATAAAACATGGCACTTATGTTAACTACTGCATGGTCCCACAATAGGTAAACTCGCACAGTTTACAGTAAGAGGTTTGCCCAAACCAAGACCCAAATGCGAAAAGAAGGCAACAGacaacacaagaaaaacttACCCTTTTTGatgcaaaaactgaaaaatggatCTCTAAAATGTCTAAAAGCACATTTAAAGTAGCACCCCTCCTCCCCCTCATGGACCTTCAGTTATGGTAGGGATTGTACTCTCCAAGGCCATAAAAAACTTGCTATTCCCCCCAATACATTACATTCTAGAAGCGTGACCAGTGCttgaaatatatttaaaaaacccAGCTGGGCAACCACgaatttggttgccctgataaattCTTGGTTCTAGTGTGCGCTTTTGTTTTTTCGCAGGTCTTGGTTTAGGTTTTAGGTTTTGCCATTTACAAAATGGTGTCTTCAATCTCTATCACCTTCATGTTTGTGATATTGTCTTTTGCACTTTCTTACACCTGACAGTGGCTGTTTTTATACTAGACACAATttgtctgggacgaacttgggcaaacattttttctgcatctgttaaattcgtctggTATAAAGAGCAGCACAGGACACATTATGCATCTGGATGAATTACGTACTTTGGTGCATTTTCGGAGACGTACTAAAgtggatagttcgtccagagGCATTGTGCATCATGTGCTGGACTtcatactagacgaatttaacacaCGCAGAAAAATGTTCATCCCAGCTGGATTATGCATCTTCTATAGTTTGTCCCATCCTTACACTAGATGGATAACATAGAGAGGCATAATTTGTCTGAATGGATTATGCATCTCTAGTATACAAATGGCCATCATTTTGTAAAAGTTTCAGATATTCAAAATGTGGGAAAATGCTCAGCTATAGCAAACAAATTATTATTGacttcagggcccggttgtgcgaaagctgattaacttaatccagcaTTAGCGTaaagttttgtttcatgttttcaaccttttggtgaaagtttcttttgtgtaattgtgtttttcaagattgacttcttctaatgtaaagttttgctgaatatcagcactgagcagcatttgggagtagagaaataaactccttgggtAATGTTAAAtctggcttttgaacaacccggCCCAGACTACTACTGGTATCAGACACTGGCAATAGAGACCTGCCGTGTAAGTCAGGTGTGGCTTATTAttaattccttttctttttgtggggggggggggggggggttgtccATTGTTTGGTCATTTGGTAAAATGTTCTGGTCACCTCGGATCACCCAACAAGTGCTAATTTCAAGCACCGTAAGACATCATttcttatatttttaaattgaaataatgATGGGTTTTGTGTTTCAGTTGACAAGTCTTCATTAATGGTAGGAAGTTATGGACCAAAGCCTGAATCTTTCGTTTACCTAACACCTTTTGAGGAAGCCCCCAAGGGAATGATTGCGCGTGGTACTTACACAGCAAAGAGCAAATTTATCGACGATGACAAAAATATCTACCTTGAATGGGAGTGGAAGTTTGATATAAAGAAAGACTGGGATTAGTGTTTTTTGCtagatttaatttaaaatgttatttctcttttgTGACTCAGTCTTGTGAAAAACTGATCTGTGACAAATCATTTTTGAAAAGTTAGTGTGTTTTGCTGAAGAATGCTTTCAAGATAAGCCTGAAAATCTTAAATTGAggaaagcaataattatttcagGAAAGTACAATTTATCCTACCACAAGAATTTATTACTTGGCTTGAAAAGGCAGAAGAAAATATACTAGTAGTGCcttacttttttcatgttttcttgTTAAATTAAGGCAAAAAAATATTGGTTACTGTTTGCTTGCAACCTTATTAGTATGTACAGTGTTAAATTTTTATACATCTTGATCATCACTTGCAAcactagttttcttttttttttaatagtcaAAAAGATGTGCCCATCAAACATGCAGCATAGTCACATTCtacattattttttgtttattttggatGCTTTTCATGCACTGCATAGGGTAGAAATGTTACAATGGATAATTCCCTAAAGATCTATAGTGGCCTAGTttgcaattttcataatttgaCTCAAAGGTAAAAGCCTGAATAACAATACTAAATTAACAAGTGTATTATTAAATGTAACTTAGGTGTTTTCCCTATGTTGTTTTGCCTGATTTTG
The genomic region above belongs to Montipora capricornis isolate CH-2021 chromosome 8, ASM3666992v2, whole genome shotgun sequence and contains:
- the LOC138059728 gene encoding rho GDP-dissociation inhibitor 1-like — translated: MADLGEQVAPIEDDEPEETPGYKAPAKKTLDEIQNLDADDESLVRYKQALLSGASQAGGDDGGPNVVVEKMSVVIEGRQDIDLDLTGDLSKLKGQVITIKEGVSYKIKITFKVKREIVAGLKYHQVILRKGIRVDKSSLMVGSYGPKPESFVYLTPFEEAPKGMIARGTYTAKSKFIDDDKNIYLEWEWKFDIKKDWD